The following nucleotide sequence is from Lytechinus pictus isolate F3 Inbred chromosome 10, Lp3.0, whole genome shotgun sequence.
AATCTGCTCTTCACCAACGAAGCTAATAATACAGAGTTAAATTTGACTTTCAAtagaaatcaaaatatatattttacctaTGAGTTTTGCCTCTAGATCAGCTGCTTTCTCTTTGAATTCTTGTAAATGAGCGAGTTTAGACTCCATCCTCTGGACATCTTTCTGATGTTGAAGCTCTGCCTGGTGCACAGCAGATAGCTTCTCATTGTTTTTCCCTGCGAGCTCCTGAttaagtgaaaagaaaaaatatcttgtACTTCAGGAAATAGCTATGACTTAATGAAGAAATTCCAATATATGTTGATGAAAACAGTAGACTTTAGTCTGTCATGCAGGTTCAAATCAAAGTGAACTTTGAAACCACGTCACAAATTCGATATAAAAATTGAGCGAGACTTAcaaaagacacacaaaaaagataaaaaagcaTTGAAACATCacagcgagaaaaaaaaatatgatgctCTGTTTCTATTATGCCTACCATTCCATTGATGAAGgctgtcattatcatcaaccaAATTTGTCAACAATTAGAGAGTCCACTGTTTATGTAAATCAATTCACATTAACAGAGGACTCTATTCATGGCAACAAGCATGAAATTAGCACACTGTGATAGAGTCAACATTCAATAATGGACCCTTCCTCGGTATGTAGTACATGCTAAATTAGGCATGCGTGATTAATGCATGAAAATCTTcatgattaaagggatggtccacgctggagatatttacatctcaataaatagagtaaaattcaaagagcaaaataatgaaaatttgatcaaaatcggatagggttagggttatatataacaaattcattgaattttaaacatttgcattattccgttgAAACAGtgctaggcatgtctttatgaatattcattaggtgggctgatgatgtcatatccccatttgttcttttgtattttattgtatgaaattaggttaataaaaaaacattctaccaagaactgaaacaattggattggcatgctgattaagtgcatcaactgctgcaacttatttcatcataatggagacacatcatttacacatgtataaaaaatgaaacatttatgatatcacgtaataacataagaaaaaggaaagtggggatgtgacatcatcagcccacctaatgaatattcatgacgatgtgcatataactattttcacaaaatattgataatctttaaaattcaataacttcgttctttgttatccgatttcgatgaaatttccagcattttgctttgtgaattttactctacttatttaGTTATAAATACtctcagcctggaccatccctttaaggaccaaaacatttgatattgtgtcccccctactattttgggtagggggacgtgtcccccccccccccctgggatttccaccCATGCCCATTCTACAAAATGTTAGGCAATATTATGgagaacaaaattgaagaagaTTACAAAGTATTGTAGGccaattcatatattttaagtaccggtaatccaaagacaaaaaagaaggcttcaaaatttTAACGTGTCCGGAAACTTACCTCCCCCCTCCTCCTATAAAATGTTAGGGGCCTAGGCAATATTAAATAGAACAAACTTGAaagtattttcagcccggaccatccctttaacagtTTCAAAATCGACTTCATGAATTTGTGTCTTTGAGTCTGAAAATGCTGACATTAGTATGTTTATCTATACTGCACTTGTCCCATAAGGTTCCAAGGACAAACAATGCATTAATTTGAGATAGGTATTTAAAGGGTTTTTAATATTAACCTGAGTCATTAAATAATGTTTGAACTTCAACCAACCTTAACAATTATTTGGGGCAAGCTTTCATCCACTCCTGTGGACTTTCTCAAGCAAATCGATTAGTCACACACACTGCTGCCTAATGTCTGTACTTCCATGTCTCTTGATCACTGGACCAAAGATGGGTGACAATGGATATCCAGACTCTCTCTTCAGCATTGCGTGTGACTAATCCATTGGCTTGAAAAAGTCCACAGGAGTGGATGAAAGTTCACCCCAAATAATTGTTAAGGTTGAATTTTGAAACATTATTGAATTTATCATCCccaattgatgaaatatttctGTATTCACCTGAGTCATTTCCTGAAGATGTCTCTTGAGGGACTCGACCTCCAGTGTCAGGTTATTGTTACGAGCCTGTACTTCAGCTACCATCTGACTCTGGTTGCTTGCATGCTGATGGATGTCATCTTTGGCGTTCTGCAGGACTCGGATCTTGTCTTCCAAAAGCTTGCTTCTTTGATGCTGTTAACAGATGAAATAGACAAATGATAAAACCTGAAACAAGAGCTGTACAGTATTTGGATTGCCTAAAGTTGAAGATGAAATGGCTCTCTCAAATTGATAGCTTATTGTTCTTAATCGGTTCACAGACTAGTCATAAAAACTACATTGGGCTTTAAAATACTGTAAAAGATAGACAAAGTCTCTATAAACCATCTGTTCCATTTGTATTGGTGCACACAAGCCAATATAATCACATTGTAACATCAGTTGGGGAGTGACAAACGTGGGTAAGTGCCTTGTATAAGGACCTAAGGACCAGGTGAGATTCGAACCATCGACCCTTGGTTTAAGAGTCAAGCGACTTAACCATAACACCACCAAAACCATATAAATCTTACCTCTTCATCCCTAACTTGTTTCTTGGTAGCAAGGATCTGTTCCTCCAGCGAGAGTCTCTCTGTCAGCTGCTGTGCTTTGACCCTGCTCAACTCCTCCTCTATGCCTCTCCGATGGTCCTCCAGACGATCGATGCGATCCTTATACGCCCTTTCACTCTCCTCGAATCCTTGACGAAGGTGCTGGATCTCAGAGCGATGTCGTCGATCGATGTCCCCCACGTCATCCCGGTGTTTGATGCGCTCAACCTGCAGCAGTTCTGAGAGCAACAATAtaatcaattaaataatgaacTGATAAAAAGACTGTcttaataatattttacaaaacacGTCACCAAACCatgtattattttaatttcaacaaACAGAAAAAGTAAGCTCTTAATTTCACTCAATACCATTATAAAGTctagaaatcaaagaaaaatcctctaccagaaaaaaattgcaacATCAGGTGAAAACCCGCTGCTACTTCTTGAAGAAAATACCTGTGCACTATGTCCTGCTTctgatatttacaattttttgcaTCGCAATTGCAATGCATACAATAGGTacacattttgataattttgtgaGCAAGATCATAAACTAGTACATCAAGTAGTCATGCAGGGCCtgacctttacttttttttagggAGCCAGCCGGGTTCCTCAACCACTTCTTTAGGGAGCCCGCAAGGTGTTCAGGGAGCCCAAGTTAATGGTCAGTATTAAAACACACCAACACAattccttgtttttataatcatcaataccaggtgtattatcattattaaagtaAATGTGAGGATTAACTGAACTGAAGAATTAATCTTACAGCAATTGACTTTTGTGAAGCCCTTTTGCTACAGTAACAGTCTAACATTGGACTTCAGGTTTCATCAGAATAAGATATAGCACTGGATAAGTCACTCTTCCTCGCTTCGTCTgttcaaatttatattcattcaatcttcaatATTGCTCAACAGCTTGAGCAAGCAATAATTAATATCATTTGCAGAgaggaaaataaatgacaaaaactATTGAAAATGCGTTTACCACTAGGAATACACTTTTCTTTCAGAACCTtcccaaaatataatattttcgtTTGCTCAATCTGTTTCATTCCATATTCAATTTCTACTCAAATGGACATTCATCTCATCCATTATTTCAGAATTGACATCTTTGTTTACATTAAGCTCAGCCACAGGCACTAGGAATGCCCAAGGGGCTCATacaatgacccccccccccatggggACATACCATTGTAACCAAGCAACACAGGCTCAATGTTGACAGTTACGAGGTCACTCACTGTTTTTACAATGAACTTTCTTGGCTGATACTAGAAaaactaatacccctttcacaaaCCCATCCTCAAATTATCCcactaagagtaatgcggataattcaataaaaattgcattcacaaactctgaaaataatccgcactatttttttacgagcgcccgacctgaaaaaggcggataattgtcatggcaactgcacacgccccctccgatggggttgtgttggaaaagggtgaccttttgtgaccgcaccatggcaattatccgcattactttggaaatgcgttcacaaagccaaaatctggtcccgatgctgctattatgcggataattgcagcatcaaaataatgcggataactctggtcccgctccgattttacaaccaaattatgcggataattgggTTTGAGAAAGGGGTATTAAGGAGCAAGCCAGgcttttttatttactttctaAGGAGCCCGCCAAGGTTTTAGGGAGCCAATTGCCATCGGGCTCCTGCTATAAAGTCGAGCCCTCAATAGAGACCTTTCGTTTTCTGTGACGAGCCATGTGGACGTACGAGATTAAGGAATTTTGGAACGCTGCGCATGCGCGAAGTAATCTGTGACGagccttctcgttcactgcccAAATCTGTGACTCGTATTTGAGGGTTTTGACGTTCGGTGTCATAGTGCTCGAACGAGCGCTAGTTCgtacatgatgacgtcatccaagcttagcaaaaatgaatgaagccgCATCAACATTCGAGTTTCGTTGATTCAGCAGAGCTGGTAAACTGCAAATTACTGCTTGTTACCAGCTTATCCATTACATTTAGTGTGTCCTGTTTTCAGACACTACATATCCGATAGGTAATTGATGTTCTATTTCCAAACAACTGTATTTTTTCGGCTTTTTGCGCAAGAGTGCAAATGTTGCACCCACAGTCGCCCCACTGGTTCGTAGCGTGATGCTACGCCCGATTCTCCGGCCGAGCATTGGCCCACGGCCCGCTCACTATCACGCTGGTATATGCTGTGGCCTGGTACAGGTACGTCGACTTAAATCGAAATGTTTTCATCAATGTACTAAAGTGATACTGAACGAGCAGTGTCACCACTTCCGGTGAACTAGGACTACGTTGCAGTCGCAGACAATCGAAAGCTTACTAATGACGTGGAGCTCATCTGGCACCTCGCAAAAATTTTTacacaattttcaatttcagcccagttgacactgtagtgaattatattcgTGACAGaaattaaaggccaagtccaccccagaaaattgttgatttgaatcgatagagaaaaatcaaacaaacataacgctgcaaatttcatcaaaatcggatgtaaaataagaaagttatgacgtttttaagtttcgcttatttttcacaaaacagttaaacgcacaactcagcgatatgcaaatgagagagtcgatgatgtccatcactcactatttcttttgttttttattgtttgaattatacaatatttcaatttttacagatttgacaataaggaccaacttgacttaaccataaactgttaaaataatggtaattccacatgttcagggagtaataaaactttgtttcacatgacaatggggagaaaattagaatttttcatatttcatataataaaatacaaaagaaatagtgagtgggtgacgtcatcagtctgccaatttgcataccgtccaggatgtgtatataactgtttttgtgaaattaagcaaaagtttaaaatgtcataactttcttattttac
It contains:
- the LOC129270495 gene encoding leucine-rich repeat-containing protein 45-like, whose amino-acid sequence is MRIANDRRRAELLQVERIKHRDDVGDIDRRHRSEIQHLRQGFEESERAYKDRIDRLEDHRRGIEEELSRVKAQQLTERLSLEEQILATKKQVRDEEHQRSKLLEDKIRVLQNAKDDIHQHASNQSQMVAEVQARNNNLTLEVESLKRHLQEMTQELAGKNNEKLSAVHQAELQHQKDVQRMESKLAHLQEFKEKAADLEAKLIDQSRRHRCELGSKQEEVDSLQEQLRVRDMDIARYQEEENHRASALQSAISSYLNAPRSPAVTPRR